From one Nocardioides yefusunii genomic stretch:
- a CDS encoding cation diffusion facilitator family transporter: MGAGHGHGSSGHGHGGATSGHAGGRHRWRLALSLAVIATFFVVELVAGVVSGSLSLLSDAGHMAADVVALSAALAATRIATRPDRSGLRTFGSYRAEVFASALAVLLMVSVAVFITVESVQRIGTTVEVETGPMMVVGALGLVANLVAMALLAGGAKESINVKGAYLEVLADTLGSVGVIAAGILVATTGDVWWDTVVALAIAAFVLVRALMLGREVVAVLGQHAPAGIVPAEITAALSEVDGVHEVHDLHVWALTSGMNVATAHLVADPGCSDEVLGAGRAVLRERFGIEHATLQVESATEECSRTDW, translated from the coding sequence ATGGGTGCAGGTCACGGGCACGGAAGCAGCGGACACGGGCACGGCGGCGCGACGTCGGGCCATGCGGGCGGGCGCCACCGCTGGCGTCTCGCGCTCTCGCTGGCGGTGATCGCGACGTTCTTCGTCGTCGAACTGGTCGCGGGCGTCGTTTCGGGGTCACTGTCGTTGCTCTCCGACGCCGGGCACATGGCCGCCGACGTGGTGGCGTTGAGTGCGGCGTTGGCCGCGACCCGGATCGCGACTCGGCCGGACCGCAGCGGCCTGCGGACGTTCGGTTCCTACCGGGCCGAGGTGTTCGCCTCGGCGTTGGCCGTGTTGCTGATGGTCAGTGTCGCGGTCTTCATCACCGTCGAGTCGGTCCAGCGGATCGGCACGACCGTCGAGGTCGAGACCGGGCCGATGATGGTCGTCGGCGCGCTCGGCCTGGTGGCCAACCTGGTCGCGATGGCCCTGCTCGCGGGTGGCGCGAAGGAGTCGATCAACGTCAAGGGCGCCTACTTGGAGGTGCTGGCTGACACCCTCGGATCGGTCGGCGTGATCGCGGCCGGCATCCTCGTCGCGACCACCGGCGACGTCTGGTGGGACACCGTCGTGGCGCTCGCGATCGCCGCGTTCGTGCTGGTGCGGGCGCTGATGCTGGGCCGCGAGGTGGTGGCGGTGCTGGGGCAGCACGCTCCGGCCGGGATCGTGCCTGCGGAGATCACTGCGGCCCTGTCGGAAGTCGACGGCGTGCACGAGGTCCACGACCTGCACGTGTGGGCGCTGACCTCAGGCATGAACGTCGCGACCGCACACCTGGTCGCCGATCCCGGCTGCAGCGACGAGGTGCTCGGCGCGGGTCGAGCTGTCCTGCGGGAACGGTTCGGGATCGAGCACGCGACGTTGCAGGTGGAGTCGGCCACCGAGGAGTGCAGCCGCACCGACTGGTAG
- a CDS encoding MFS transporter, which translates to MSTSAPTEPRPQAPAADAPAADRTGNTPTMVSPIASKRRRWAALAVLMLPVLLVSIDNTALSFAVPSLARDLQPSSTQMLWIVDAYPLVLGALLITMGSLGDRIGRRRLLLIGATAFAAVSALAAFSTDAAHLIAARALLGVFGATLMPATLSLLRNIFVDDTERRTAIAIWASGFSGGAALGPIVGGWLLEHFEWGSVFLMAVPMLVPLLILGPVLLPESKDPHPGPVDPIGILLSVLALGGVVLAIKSLGSGEPLGVVVLVAVVAIASGWMFVRRMLTRETPLLDVRMFRSPVFSGALAANLVAMFAFVGYLYFISQHLQFVAGYAPMKAGWMLVPGLVTTIVCSLLAVRLVRPLGTRGVVVVGLALAALGYLAVAAFGSGGSLLALLGGFVILSAGVGLSETISNDLVMSAVPPEKAGAASATSETAYEVGAVLGIAVLGTLLNVAYRTGIDLPGGLTDVQAAQAGDTLAGAYEVAGQLPAAAGDALMASAAHAFDGGVLVIAGVASVLMVIMTFVSAKVLRQR; encoded by the coding sequence GTGAGTACTTCAGCCCCCACCGAACCGCGCCCGCAGGCGCCCGCTGCCGACGCCCCGGCCGCCGACCGGACCGGGAACACCCCGACCATGGTCTCGCCCATCGCGTCGAAGCGACGTCGGTGGGCCGCACTTGCCGTCCTGATGCTGCCGGTGCTGCTGGTCTCCATCGACAACACCGCGCTCTCGTTCGCCGTGCCGTCCCTGGCCCGCGACCTCCAGCCGTCGTCCACCCAGATGCTCTGGATTGTCGACGCCTACCCGCTCGTCCTCGGCGCCCTGCTGATCACCATGGGATCGCTCGGTGACCGGATCGGACGTCGTCGACTGCTCCTGATCGGTGCCACCGCGTTCGCCGCGGTCTCGGCACTCGCGGCGTTCTCGACCGACGCCGCCCACCTGATCGCTGCCCGCGCGCTGCTGGGTGTCTTCGGTGCGACCCTGATGCCCGCGACCCTGTCGCTGCTGCGCAACATCTTCGTCGACGACACCGAACGACGCACCGCCATCGCGATCTGGGCCTCCGGGTTCTCCGGCGGCGCCGCCCTCGGCCCGATCGTCGGCGGCTGGCTGCTCGAACACTTCGAGTGGGGCTCGGTCTTCCTGATGGCCGTCCCGATGCTGGTGCCGCTGCTGATCCTCGGCCCGGTCCTGCTGCCCGAGTCGAAGGACCCCCACCCGGGCCCCGTCGACCCGATCGGCATCCTGCTCTCCGTCCTCGCCCTCGGTGGCGTCGTCCTCGCGATCAAGAGCCTCGGCTCGGGCGAGCCGCTGGGAGTCGTCGTGCTGGTCGCGGTGGTCGCGATCGCGTCGGGCTGGATGTTCGTGCGCCGGATGCTGACGCGCGAGACCCCGCTGCTCGACGTCCGGATGTTCCGCAGCCCCGTCTTCTCGGGTGCGCTCGCGGCCAACCTGGTCGCGATGTTCGCCTTCGTCGGCTACCTCTACTTCATCTCCCAGCACCTCCAGTTCGTCGCCGGGTACGCCCCGATGAAGGCCGGATGGATGCTGGTGCCCGGCCTGGTGACCACCATCGTGTGCAGCCTGCTCGCGGTGCGTCTGGTGCGTCCGCTCGGGACGCGGGGCGTCGTCGTCGTGGGCCTCGCACTCGCGGCACTCGGCTACCTCGCGGTCGCGGCCTTCGGCTCGGGCGGCTCGCTGCTCGCCCTGCTCGGCGGCTTCGTGATCCTCTCGGCCGGCGTCGGCCTCTCGGAGACGATCTCCAACGACCTCGTCATGTCTGCCGTCCCGCCGGAGAAGGCAGGCGCGGCCTCCGCGACCTCGGAGACCGCCTACGAGGTGGGTGCGGTCCTCGGCATCGCCGTGCTCGGCACCCTGCTCAACGTCGCCTACCGCACCGGCATCGACCTGCCCGGCGGCCTCACCGACGTCCAGGCCGCTCAGGCCGGGGACACCCTCGCCGGTGCCTACGAGGTGGCCGGACAGCTGCCCGCCGCTGCCGGTGACGCACTGATGGCCTCGGCCGCCCATGCCTTCGACGGAGGTGTGCTGGTGATCGCCGGTGTCGCGTCGGTGCTGATGGTCATCATGACCTTCGTGTCGGCGAAGGTCCTGCGCCAGCGCTGA
- a CDS encoding TetR/AcrR family transcriptional regulator, with translation MARPPHAREKVLLAYAQLLVEGERAATMDAVATRAGVSKGGVLYHFPSKDALAEALLGRFAEVSAADVKAMQDDPDGPVRNFIRTSWETDADLDPVYRAVMRLAHAGHEGALGMLESLHDDWLRELETETGDAALAKTVMLLGDGLYHQASMPGRWSQQQFSDLDELLAQVDRLLGR, from the coding sequence ATGGCTCGACCTCCCCACGCCCGCGAGAAGGTGCTCCTCGCCTACGCCCAGCTCCTCGTCGAGGGCGAGCGCGCCGCGACGATGGACGCCGTCGCCACCCGCGCCGGGGTCTCCAAGGGCGGCGTCCTCTACCACTTCCCCAGCAAGGACGCCCTGGCCGAAGCGCTCCTGGGCCGCTTCGCCGAGGTGTCGGCCGCCGACGTCAAGGCCATGCAGGACGACCCCGACGGCCCGGTGCGCAACTTCATCCGCACCTCCTGGGAGACCGACGCCGACCTCGACCCCGTCTACCGCGCCGTCATGCGGCTCGCGCACGCCGGCCACGAAGGCGCGCTCGGAATGCTCGAGTCCCTGCACGACGACTGGCTGCGCGAGCTCGAGACCGAGACCGGCGACGCCGCGTTGGCCAAGACCGTGATGCTGCTCGGCGACGGCCTCTACCACCAGGCCTCCATGCCCGGACGCTGGTCGCAGCAGCAGTTCAGCGACCTCGACGAACTCCTCGCCCAGGTGGACAGACTGCTCGGTCGCTGA
- a CDS encoding suppressor of fused domain protein produces the protein MGEVVAPGVSGLVAHFERFLGPGTSGWMKSNSGELLPFQVVRWTRGPDVGSVAYSTLGLSRNVLAAGPSGDPTPVRQELVVMVTKSLPVEYVLGVFVDAAHVALSTGRALRRGSVLGPVQPVLPLTPSPAAPAAPTAPVRPRSGIWGSEVSALYVADPVYLPDEFARFAGEGGPDVQVLWLVPITSAEARFVREQGWEAFEDLLVDQDPDLVDVFRAPVKLPAAELSFDPA, from the coding sequence GTGGGAGAGGTCGTTGCTCCCGGTGTGTCCGGACTCGTCGCGCACTTCGAGCGCTTCCTCGGGCCGGGGACGTCGGGCTGGATGAAGTCGAACTCCGGCGAACTGTTGCCGTTCCAGGTGGTGCGATGGACCCGCGGCCCCGACGTCGGCTCGGTGGCCTACTCCACCCTCGGTCTGAGCCGGAACGTCCTCGCCGCCGGTCCTTCGGGCGATCCGACGCCGGTGCGTCAGGAACTCGTCGTGATGGTCACCAAGTCGTTGCCGGTCGAGTACGTCCTGGGCGTCTTCGTCGACGCCGCCCATGTCGCGCTCAGCACCGGGCGGGCGCTGCGGCGCGGGAGCGTCCTCGGGCCGGTGCAGCCGGTCCTGCCGTTGACGCCGTCTCCTGCCGCCCCAGCCGCCCCGACGGCGCCGGTGCGTCCGCGCTCGGGGATCTGGGGGTCGGAGGTCTCGGCGCTCTACGTCGCCGACCCGGTCTACCTGCCCGACGAGTTCGCCCGGTTCGCAGGTGAGGGCGGCCCCGACGTGCAGGTGCTGTGGCTGGTCCCGATCACCTCCGCCGAGGCACGGTTCGTGCGCGAGCAGGGCTGGGAGGCGTTCGAGGACCTGCTCGTCGATCAGGACCCTGACCTCGTGGACGTCTTCCGTGCGCCGGTGAAGCTGCCGGCGGCTGAGCTCTCCTTCGACCCGGCCTGA